The proteins below come from a single Piscinibacter gummiphilus genomic window:
- a CDS encoding SIS domain-containing protein: MSKQANAKSKAPKIQEKKTPGLAASNMTGTGPGGLSVRAFAEWYRDRELEQWERFDYAALEKIAKAIEKVEKSGKTIFVMGNGGSAATASHIATDWSKTAERVNKPLIRCISLNDNTAFMTAIGNDLGYDEIFARQLRNLCGKGDLVVIISGSGNSPSVLKANDYAKSVGATTVGLTGFTGGKLRKDVDICFHVESDQYGVIEDMHMAAGSILAFYLKQRK, encoded by the coding sequence ATGAGCAAGCAGGCGAATGCCAAGTCCAAAGCCCCGAAGATCCAGGAGAAAAAGACGCCGGGCCTCGCGGCTTCCAACATGACGGGCACGGGCCCCGGCGGCCTGTCGGTGCGTGCCTTCGCCGAGTGGTACCGCGACCGCGAACTCGAGCAGTGGGAGCGTTTCGACTACGCCGCGCTCGAGAAGATCGCGAAGGCCATCGAGAAGGTCGAGAAGTCGGGCAAGACCATCTTCGTGATGGGCAACGGCGGCTCGGCCGCCACTGCCTCGCACATCGCCACCGACTGGTCGAAGACGGCGGAGCGCGTGAACAAGCCGCTCATCCGCTGCATCTCGCTCAACGACAACACCGCCTTCATGACGGCCATCGGCAACGACCTCGGCTACGACGAGATCTTTGCGCGCCAGCTGCGCAACCTGTGCGGCAAGGGTGACCTGGTGGTCATCATCTCGGGCTCGGGCAACTCGCCGAGCGTGCTCAAGGCCAACGACTACGCGAAGAGCGTGGGCGCCACCACCGTGGGCCTCACCGGCTTTACCGGCGGCAAGCTTCGCAAGGACGTCGACATCTGCTTCCACGTCGAGAGCGACCAGTACGGCGTGATCGAAGACATGCACATGGCCGCGGGATCGATCCTCGCGTTCTACCTGAAGCAGCGCAAGTGA
- a CDS encoding acyltransferase family protein, giving the protein MSPARDDYRLDLNGLRGLAVALVVAFHLQIKGATGGFIGVDVFFVLSGYLMTQMVWRRLDAGRFSYADYLARRAARIWPALAALVLLLLVAGAAWLPPFDMQRLAEQGVRALAFVSNHYFFAHSGYITHAGDSLWLLHTWSLSVEWQFYLLYPLLLIVITRWAPPARRKTLAVAGVALLLLASLVWHLWLSRRAAESGFFLLPARMWELLAGALVALLARPSAAGRWRPWVSHLGLALVLVGALLIAAARVRTVGAGAWLVLPVLGTAMVLWADADNRVLRHPVLQGLGLWSYSIYLWHWPLIIGLRLTDVPQAYPWASAAAIACASVLLGWASYTFVERPFKHRGAGWLRSVAAPMATMAVAGLVAFAVLATAGLPFRKPGRGESYDGYWASVNSRYFPDACSNYKKPLQEIKPCRIEKHTPARVLVIGDSHAEHFYAWFVAHSPGSVDFYTAAECPPVPNLRRTQPGYHCAEYAAEAWRKAQHEPYDSVVVAARWATIGLAGAPYCHLSASGSCTEPASLSAKQRVVLDELRAAVMATLAQGKTVVLVDSAPESTLRVADRVAREQFWYGQVRLSLPVATLRAQTGWMEPLFEGLGSTPGFHRVSLRGRLCNETSCRVYDEALKRPIYYDESHFDPLWIEQQADLFVPFMKPS; this is encoded by the coding sequence ATGAGCCCCGCCAGAGACGACTACCGGCTCGACCTCAACGGGCTGCGGGGCCTGGCAGTCGCGCTCGTCGTTGCGTTCCATCTGCAGATCAAGGGGGCGACCGGCGGCTTCATCGGCGTCGACGTGTTCTTCGTGCTGTCGGGCTACCTGATGACGCAGATGGTGTGGCGTCGGCTCGACGCTGGTCGCTTCAGCTACGCCGACTACCTCGCGCGCCGCGCCGCGCGCATCTGGCCGGCGCTGGCTGCGCTGGTGTTGCTGCTGCTCGTGGCCGGTGCGGCGTGGCTGCCGCCCTTCGACATGCAGCGACTGGCCGAGCAGGGCGTGCGTGCGCTGGCGTTCGTGTCGAACCACTACTTCTTCGCGCACAGCGGCTACATCACGCATGCGGGCGATTCGTTGTGGCTGCTGCACACCTGGTCGCTCTCGGTGGAGTGGCAGTTCTACTTGCTGTATCCGCTGCTGCTGATCGTTATCACGCGCTGGGCGCCACCGGCACGCCGCAAGACGCTCGCCGTGGCGGGCGTGGCGTTGCTGCTGCTGGCGTCGCTCGTGTGGCACCTGTGGCTGTCGCGCCGGGCGGCGGAGAGTGGCTTCTTCCTGTTGCCCGCGCGCATGTGGGAGTTGCTGGCGGGCGCGCTGGTGGCACTGCTCGCGCGTCCATCCGCTGCCGGCCGCTGGCGGCCGTGGGTCAGCCATCTCGGCCTGGCACTGGTGCTCGTCGGCGCGCTGCTGATCGCCGCCGCGCGCGTGCGCACCGTTGGCGCCGGTGCCTGGCTCGTGCTGCCAGTGCTCGGCACGGCGATGGTGTTGTGGGCCGATGCCGACAACCGCGTGTTGCGCCACCCGGTGCTGCAAGGCCTCGGCCTGTGGTCGTATTCGATCTACCTCTGGCACTGGCCGCTCATCATCGGCCTGCGCCTCACCGACGTTCCGCAGGCCTACCCGTGGGCCAGCGCCGCGGCCATCGCGTGCGCTTCGGTGTTGCTGGGCTGGGCTTCGTACACCTTCGTCGAGCGCCCGTTCAAGCACCGCGGGGCAGGTTGGCTGCGCAGCGTGGCGGCACCGATGGCGACGATGGCGGTGGCCGGCCTGGTGGCGTTCGCCGTGTTGGCGACCGCAGGCCTGCCGTTTCGCAAGCCGGGTCGTGGCGAGTCCTACGACGGGTACTGGGCCTCGGTGAACTCACGCTACTTTCCCGATGCCTGCAGCAACTACAAGAAGCCCTTGCAGGAGATCAAGCCCTGCCGCATCGAGAAGCACACACCCGCCCGCGTGCTGGTGATCGGCGACTCGCATGCCGAGCACTTCTATGCCTGGTTCGTGGCGCACAGCCCGGGCTCGGTCGACTTCTACACCGCGGCCGAGTGCCCGCCGGTGCCGAACCTGCGCCGCACGCAGCCCGGCTACCACTGCGCGGAGTACGCGGCCGAGGCCTGGCGCAAGGCGCAGCACGAGCCCTACGACAGCGTGGTCGTCGCGGCGCGGTGGGCCACCATCGGGTTGGCTGGTGCGCCGTATTGCCATCTGTCGGCCAGCGGAAGTTGCACCGAGCCGGCCTCGCTGTCGGCCAAGCAGCGCGTGGTGCTCGATGAACTGCGCGCCGCGGTGATGGCCACGCTGGCGCAGGGCAAGACCGTCGTGCTCGTTGACAGTGCGCCCGAATCCACCCTGCGTGTGGCCGACCGTGTGGCCCGCGAGCAGTTCTGGTACGGCCAGGTGCGTCTGAGCCTGCCGGTGGCTACCCTGCGGGCGCAGACCGGCTGGATGGAACCCTTGTTCGAGGGGCTCGGGTCGACGCCGGGCTTTCACCGCGTGAGCCTGCGAGGTCGCCTGTGCAACGAGACCTCGTGCCGCGTGTACGACGAAGCGTTGAAGCGGCCCATCTACTACGACGAGAGCCACTTCGACCCGCTGTGGATCGAGCAGCAGGCCGATCTCTTCGTACCCTTCATGAAACCTTCGTGA
- a CDS encoding alpha/beta fold hydrolase — MKPLPAQPLYFGPEGSRLFGWLHLPAPEARRGLGVVVCNPFGFEEVCAHRSLRQFAMVFSAAGWPSLRFDHAGCGDSEGDEFEPDVPARWLAGVNAAIDTLKAAGGVQQVVLFGVRLGATLAALAGMGRDDVGGLVSIAPVVRGRGYIRELTMLGQGGSTAAVSRADVLESAGFVMTRATEEHLSQLDLRRLPKAPAPRVLIIPRDDLEDGLDWQTSLKALGADVQVERLPGYADMMQDPQRTVPPQLMMEGVIRRVQMWDDALALRPVVPVASAGAEVLRLPADAVTERPVHIATSASSAIFGVLTEPEGTLPQRGRPAVLMLNSGAVHHIGPNRLWTRLARQWAARGVTVLRIDLSGVGDSPARPGAPENVVYSAHAMQDVTDALAYLRGELGADECHLLGLCSGGYHAFKAAVAGQPVVSSTVINPLTYFWHDGDTLRDVKDYELAELTSRYRDKVFTREPWLKLLRGQLDARVIVQVGLRRTWGHIEPYLLRLARRLRIPLQDDLADELSQAVRQGIRLRFVFAARAPGYDLLRKQGGSAIDRLIERQLASLDFVPDADHTFTRLEARERLVALLDRLAPVSRAA; from the coding sequence ATGAAGCCACTGCCGGCACAGCCCCTGTACTTCGGCCCGGAAGGATCTCGGCTCTTCGGCTGGCTGCACCTGCCGGCGCCGGAAGCCCGGCGAGGCCTCGGCGTGGTGGTGTGCAACCCCTTCGGCTTCGAGGAGGTCTGCGCCCACCGCAGCCTGCGCCAGTTCGCCATGGTCTTCAGCGCGGCAGGTTGGCCCAGCCTGCGCTTCGACCATGCCGGCTGTGGCGATTCCGAAGGCGACGAATTCGAGCCCGACGTGCCGGCCCGCTGGCTGGCCGGCGTGAACGCCGCCATCGACACCCTCAAGGCGGCCGGTGGCGTGCAACAGGTGGTGCTGTTCGGCGTGCGGCTCGGGGCCACGCTCGCGGCCCTGGCGGGCATGGGGCGCGACGACGTGGGGGGCCTCGTGAGCATTGCGCCGGTGGTGCGAGGGCGCGGCTACATCCGCGAACTGACGATGCTCGGGCAGGGCGGCAGCACGGCCGCCGTATCTCGGGCCGACGTGCTCGAATCGGCCGGGTTCGTGATGACACGCGCGACGGAAGAGCACCTTTCGCAGCTCGACCTGCGCCGCCTGCCCAAGGCCCCCGCGCCGCGCGTGCTGATCATTCCGCGCGACGACCTCGAAGACGGTCTCGATTGGCAGACCTCGCTCAAGGCGCTCGGCGCGGACGTGCAGGTCGAGCGCTTGCCTGGCTACGCCGACATGATGCAGGACCCGCAGCGCACCGTGCCGCCACAACTCATGATGGAGGGTGTGATCCGGCGTGTGCAGATGTGGGACGACGCGCTCGCGCTGCGCCCCGTCGTGCCGGTGGCGTCTGCCGGCGCCGAGGTGTTGCGGCTTCCCGCTGACGCAGTCACGGAGCGGCCGGTCCACATCGCCACCAGCGCGTCGTCGGCGATCTTCGGCGTGCTCACCGAACCCGAAGGCACGCTGCCGCAACGCGGACGTCCGGCGGTGCTGATGCTCAACTCCGGCGCCGTGCATCACATCGGCCCCAACCGCCTGTGGACGCGGCTCGCGCGCCAGTGGGCCGCACGGGGCGTCACGGTGCTGCGCATCGATCTGTCGGGCGTGGGCGACAGCCCCGCGCGCCCCGGTGCGCCGGAGAACGTCGTCTACTCCGCCCACGCGATGCAGGACGTGACCGACGCGCTGGCCTACCTGCGCGGCGAGCTGGGCGCCGACGAGTGCCACCTGCTGGGCCTGTGCTCGGGCGGCTACCACGCGTTCAAGGCGGCGGTGGCGGGGCAGCCCGTGGTCTCGTCGACCGTGATCAACCCGCTCACCTACTTCTGGCATGACGGCGACACGCTGCGCGACGTGAAGGACTACGAGCTGGCCGAACTCACCTCGCGCTACCGCGACAAGGTCTTCACCCGCGAGCCCTGGCTCAAGCTGCTGCGCGGGCAGCTCGACGCGCGTGTCATCGTGCAGGTCGGGCTCAGGCGCACCTGGGGGCACATCGAGCCGTATCTGCTGCGTCTGGCGCGGCGGCTGCGCATCCCGCTGCAAGACGACCTGGCCGATGAGCTCTCGCAAGCGGTGCGGCAGGGGATCCGCCTTCGCTTCGTCTTTGCGGCGCGTGCACCCGGCTACGACCTGCTGCGCAAGCAGGGTGGGAGCGCGATCGATCGGCTGATCGAACGCCAGCTCGCGTCGCTCGACTTCGTGCCCGACGCCGACCACACCTTCACCCGGCTCGAAGCGCGCGAGCGTCTAGTCGCGCTGCTCGACCGGCTGGCGCCCGTCTCGCGCGCCGCATGA
- a CDS encoding glycosyl hydrolase 2 galactose-binding domain-containing protein: MTPAAQDHPQRVVLGGMWQICATAPGRFTSPTQLDALAPGEWLTSPHVGTAAALMRDAGRWSLDGPARRFDSEDWWYRTRFTPPSLEDSEPFWLGFDGLATVADVWLNGQPVLHSSNMFLSHECEVASQLVPGENQLDIRFHALDTLLAAKRPRPRWRVPMVPQQQLRWHRTTLLGRTPGWSPPAAPVGPVGAIWWERRDPLGGLRPQLHSSVDAEGRGQVRVHGGLGNLADAQIERIELELSRGGELWRLPLTIVDGRFEGTLTLERPALWWPHTHGEPALYDARLIAQRRDAPGPTTHGLRPVGFRRIEADTTDGRFGLKVNGVPVFCRGACWTPLDVVSLTSSHEALHAAVQQARDAGMNMLRVGGTMVYEGDAFFDACDELGMLVWQEFMFANMDYPEQDEAFLDSVRAEVAQQTARWQGRACVAVVCGNSEGEQQAAMWGAPRELWAPALFHTTLREAVEAALPGVPYWPSSAHGGAFPHQANAGTASYYGVGAYLRPLDDARRSALSFATECLAFANMPDERTVARMPGGLGLRVHHPGWKERTPRDLNAGWDFEDVRDHYLASLCKVDPVQLRSVDHERYLALSRVVTGEVMASAFTEWRRPGSRCGGALVWFLRDLWAGAGWGLVDDTGLPKACFYALRRVLQPVAVLITDEGVNGVAVHLVNERAEPLAGELSLRLYGNGDALVEEATLPVAVAARGDASIALAQHLGGFTDVSYAYRFGPPPVTLVHAQLKASDGQVVGEAFHFPAGPMLPVRDDLGLSARYEPERRELLLATTHAAQHVHVQFDEHLPVDNDFHLAPGAARSLALQRTGASTGRPLKGWVWALNARSPVPIVVPT; encoded by the coding sequence ATGACGCCCGCAGCCCAGGACCACCCGCAACGGGTCGTGCTGGGCGGGATGTGGCAGATCTGCGCCACCGCGCCCGGGCGCTTTACTTCCCCGACGCAGCTCGATGCACTCGCCCCCGGCGAGTGGCTCACGTCCCCCCACGTCGGCACGGCCGCCGCCCTCATGCGCGATGCGGGCCGCTGGTCGCTCGACGGCCCGGCGCGCCGCTTCGATTCCGAGGACTGGTGGTACCGCACCCGCTTCACGCCGCCCTCGCTCGAAGACAGCGAGCCGTTCTGGCTCGGCTTCGACGGTCTGGCGACGGTGGCCGACGTGTGGCTCAACGGCCAGCCCGTCTTGCACAGCAGCAACATGTTCCTCTCGCATGAATGCGAAGTCGCATCGCAACTGGTGCCGGGTGAGAACCAGCTCGACATCCGCTTTCATGCGCTCGACACGCTGCTGGCCGCCAAGCGCCCGCGGCCGCGCTGGCGCGTGCCGATGGTCCCGCAGCAGCAGCTGCGCTGGCACCGCACTACCTTGCTCGGGCGCACGCCGGGCTGGTCGCCGCCGGCCGCGCCGGTCGGGCCGGTGGGCGCGATCTGGTGGGAGCGGCGCGATCCGCTCGGCGGACTGCGCCCGCAATTGCATTCAAGCGTCGACGCGGAAGGCCGCGGCCAGGTGCGTGTCCACGGGGGGCTGGGCAATCTCGCCGACGCACAGATCGAACGCATCGAACTCGAGCTGAGCCGGGGCGGCGAGCTCTGGCGCTTGCCCCTCACCATCGTCGACGGGCGATTCGAGGGCACGCTCACCCTGGAGCGGCCGGCCTTGTGGTGGCCCCATACCCACGGCGAGCCCGCGCTCTATGACGCGAGGCTGATCGCGCAGCGGCGTGACGCCCCGGGGCCCACCACCCACGGTCTTCGCCCCGTTGGCTTTCGACGCATCGAAGCCGACACCACCGATGGCCGCTTTGGCCTGAAGGTCAACGGTGTGCCGGTGTTCTGCCGCGGCGCCTGCTGGACGCCGCTCGACGTGGTCTCGCTCACGAGCAGCCACGAAGCACTGCACGCCGCGGTGCAACAGGCCCGCGATGCCGGCATGAACATGCTGCGCGTCGGCGGCACCATGGTCTACGAGGGCGACGCCTTCTTCGACGCTTGCGACGAACTCGGCATGCTGGTGTGGCAGGAGTTCATGTTCGCCAACATGGACTACCCCGAGCAGGACGAGGCCTTCCTCGACAGCGTGCGCGCCGAGGTGGCGCAGCAGACGGCCCGCTGGCAAGGCCGCGCCTGCGTGGCCGTCGTCTGCGGCAACAGCGAGGGCGAGCAGCAGGCGGCGATGTGGGGTGCGCCACGCGAGCTGTGGGCGCCGGCGCTCTTTCACACCACCTTGCGCGAGGCGGTGGAAGCGGCACTGCCGGGCGTGCCCTATTGGCCGTCGAGCGCGCATGGCGGTGCATTTCCGCACCAGGCGAACGCCGGCACTGCGTCGTACTACGGCGTGGGGGCCTATCTGCGGCCGCTCGACGACGCGCGCCGGTCGGCGCTGAGCTTTGCCACCGAGTGCCTGGCCTTCGCCAACATGCCCGACGAGCGCACCGTGGCCCGCATGCCGGGGGGCCTCGGCCTGCGCGTGCACCACCCCGGCTGGAAGGAGCGCACGCCGCGCGACCTCAACGCCGGCTGGGACTTCGAAGACGTGCGCGACCATTACCTCGCCTCGCTCTGCAAGGTCGACCCGGTGCAACTGCGCTCGGTCGACCACGAGCGCTACCTCGCGCTCAGCCGCGTGGTGACGGGCGAGGTGATGGCCTCGGCCTTCACCGAATGGCGGCGTCCCGGTTCGCGCTGCGGCGGCGCACTGGTCTGGTTCCTGCGCGACCTGTGGGCGGGTGCCGGCTGGGGACTGGTCGACGACACCGGCCTGCCCAAGGCCTGCTTCTATGCGCTGCGCCGCGTGCTGCAGCCGGTGGCGGTGCTCATCACCGACGAAGGGGTGAACGGCGTGGCCGTGCACCTCGTCAACGAGCGCGCCGAGCCGCTCGCGGGCGAACTTTCGCTGCGCCTCTACGGCAACGGCGACGCACTCGTCGAAGAGGCCACGCTGCCGGTTGCGGTGGCCGCGCGGGGTGACGCCAGCATCGCCTTGGCGCAGCACCTGGGCGGGTTCACCGACGTGTCGTATGCCTACCGATTCGGGCCGCCGCCCGTGACGCTGGTGCATGCGCAACTGAAGGCATCCGACGGCCAGGTCGTCGGCGAAGCCTTCCACTTCCCGGCCGGCCCCATGCTGCCGGTGCGTGACGACCTCGGCCTGAGCGCACGCTACGAGCCCGAACGTCGCGAGTTGCTGCTGGCGACCACACATGCCGCGCAGCATGTGCACGTGCAGTTCGACGAGCACCTCCCGGTCGACAACGACTTCCACCTCGCGCCAGGTGCCGCTCGCTCGCTGGCGCTGCAGCGCACCGGCGCCTCCACGGGCCGCCCCTTGAAGGGCTGGGTGTGGGCACTGAACGCCAGGAGCCCCGTGCCCATCGTGGTGCCGACATGA
- a CDS encoding acyl carrier protein: MNTAEEIEDKIRGVLRDHARLSKPVDQIDLTTDLYQAGMTSHASVNVMLALEGAFDIEFADHMLKRSVFTSVASIRDAVAELTHA, encoded by the coding sequence ATGAACACGGCTGAAGAAATAGAAGACAAGATCCGGGGAGTGCTGCGCGACCATGCTCGCCTGAGCAAGCCCGTCGATCAGATCGACCTGACGACCGATCTCTACCAGGCCGGCATGACCTCGCACGCCAGCGTCAACGTGATGCTGGCGCTCGAAGGCGCGTTCGACATCGAATTCGCCGACCACATGCTCAAGCGCAGTGTCTTCACGAGCGTCGCTTCCATCCGCGACGCGGTTGCCGAACTCACGCACGCTTGA
- the acpS gene encoding holo-ACP synthase → MSNAISRLDVATPAAARMRVGLDVVDIRRVSESMERFGPRFAQRLFSDDEIAYASSGEGQAAERLAARFAAKEAAIKAFDLAEAGVAWRDIEVRKLPNGACCLALHGRAAAEVERLGVSEIALSLSHDGDFAAAVVTALLDTPSRTTTTHIL, encoded by the coding sequence ATGTCCAACGCCATCTCCCGACTCGATGTCGCAACGCCCGCGGCGGCGCGGATGCGTGTCGGGCTCGACGTGGTCGACATCCGGCGCGTCAGCGAATCGATGGAACGGTTTGGCCCCCGTTTCGCTCAACGTCTATTCAGTGATGACGAGATCGCCTATGCGTCGTCCGGCGAAGGGCAGGCCGCCGAACGGCTGGCCGCGCGCTTCGCGGCGAAAGAGGCGGCGATCAAGGCGTTCGACCTGGCCGAAGCGGGTGTGGCCTGGCGGGACATCGAGGTCCGCAAATTGCCCAATGGTGCGTGCTGCCTGGCGCTGCATGGCCGCGCGGCCGCCGAGGTCGAGCGTCTGGGCGTCAGCGAGATCGCCCTCAGCCTGAGCCACGACGGCGATTTCGCTGCGGCGGTGGTGACGGCCCTGCTGGACACGCCTTCACGAACTACTACAACGCACATTCTTTGA
- a CDS encoding acyl-CoA dehydrogenase family protein — translation MTAPTPRFETLLNATREVSNTVAARHAADVDAQARFPAETVAALRSAGVLSAPVPHAFGGAGCTMQELAQLCATVSQGCGASGMVLAMHYIQVACVARHGADDPYFAEYLRDLVKFQPLLASMTSEVGTFGDTRSSICAVERHGARFSLDKDATTGSYCAHADAILVTCRRDAQAPSSDQVLVLVKREDATKLEQTTTWDTLGMRGTCSPGFRLESSGPIEQIVPGSFADIAADTMVPYSHILWSALWWGIAADAVNRAATYVRGEARKKPGTVPPTATRLAEVSAQLQGMRQQWQASAQAFDEASRQELLDMGWALRLNNLKIACSEAAPQIVHRALQIVGVLGYKNDSPFSLGRHYRDVLSASLMISNERIAAKSASMLLVHKDTLGI, via the coding sequence ATGACCGCACCGACACCCCGCTTCGAGACCCTGCTCAACGCCACGCGCGAGGTCAGCAACACTGTGGCGGCAAGGCATGCGGCAGACGTCGATGCGCAGGCGCGCTTCCCGGCGGAAACCGTGGCCGCACTGCGCAGCGCTGGCGTGCTGAGTGCGCCGGTGCCGCACGCCTTCGGCGGCGCCGGCTGCACGATGCAGGAGCTGGCCCAGCTGTGCGCCACCGTGTCGCAAGGCTGCGGCGCGAGCGGCATGGTGCTTGCCATGCACTACATCCAGGTGGCTTGCGTGGCGCGCCACGGTGCCGACGATCCTTACTTTGCCGAATACCTGCGTGATCTGGTCAAGTTCCAACCGTTGCTGGCGTCGATGACCTCCGAGGTGGGCACCTTCGGCGACACCCGCTCCAGCATCTGCGCCGTCGAACGCCACGGCGCCCGCTTCTCGCTCGACAAAGACGCGACGACCGGCTCGTACTGCGCGCATGCGGATGCCATCCTCGTGACCTGCCGGCGCGATGCGCAGGCACCCAGCAGCGACCAGGTGCTGGTGCTCGTGAAGCGCGAAGACGCCACCAAGCTCGAGCAGACCACCACCTGGGACACCCTCGGCATGCGCGGCACCTGCAGCCCGGGCTTCCGGCTCGAATCGTCAGGGCCGATCGAGCAGATCGTGCCCGGCTCGTTCGCCGACATCGCGGCCGACACCATGGTGCCGTACTCGCACATTCTGTGGTCGGCGCTGTGGTGGGGCATTGCCGCCGACGCGGTCAACCGCGCCGCGACCTATGTGCGTGGCGAAGCGCGCAAGAAGCCCGGCACCGTGCCGCCGACCGCCACGCGCCTGGCCGAGGTGTCGGCGCAATTGCAGGGCATGCGCCAGCAGTGGCAGGCCTCGGCCCAGGCTTTCGATGAGGCGAGCCGGCAGGAGCTGCTCGACATGGGCTGGGCGCTGCGACTCAACAACCTGAAGATTGCCTGCTCGGAGGCTGCACCGCAGATCGTGCACCGCGCGCTGCAGATCGTGGGTGTGCTCGGCTACAAGAACGACTCGCCCTTCTCGCTCGGGCGCCACTACCGCGACGTGCTGTCGGCGTCGCTGATGATCTCGAACGAGCGCATTGCGGCGAAGAGCGCCTCGATGCTGCTGGTTCACAAAGACACCTTGGGCATCTGA
- a CDS encoding amino acid--[acyl-carrier-protein] ligase — MVYDIDTFYQGLVEHGLILPTGIRGGYGRGAVFEKILRGFNELVSRTAADDGAEELMFPPIVARQLIEKVGYMNSFPQLAGSVHSFFGNESQAREITARTQAGERWEDLLDITEVMLTPAACYPVYPIFSGLLPQGGRLVTVLNWVYRHEPSDEPTRLQSFRMREFIRVASNEDVVQWRNDWLQRSLDLLRGLGLDASSDVASDPFFGRAGKMMAANQVDQKLKFEILVPVISQEKPTAICSFNWHQDHFSGKFGIRNADDTLASTACLGFGLERVTLALIKTHGFDPSQWPEAVRQQLAL; from the coding sequence GTGGTCTACGACATCGACACCTTCTACCAGGGCCTGGTCGAACACGGCCTGATCCTTCCGACCGGCATCCGCGGCGGCTACGGCCGCGGGGCGGTGTTCGAGAAGATCCTGCGCGGCTTCAACGAGCTCGTCTCGCGCACCGCCGCCGACGATGGCGCCGAGGAGCTCATGTTCCCGCCCATCGTCGCGCGCCAGCTGATCGAGAAGGTCGGCTACATGAACAGCTTCCCGCAGCTCGCCGGCTCGGTGCACAGCTTCTTCGGCAACGAGTCGCAGGCCCGCGAGATCACGGCACGCACGCAGGCCGGCGAACGCTGGGAAGACCTGCTCGACATCACCGAGGTGATGCTCACCCCCGCTGCCTGCTACCCGGTCTATCCGATCTTCAGCGGCCTGCTGCCGCAAGGCGGGAGACTGGTCACGGTGCTGAACTGGGTGTACCGCCACGAGCCTTCGGACGAACCGACACGCCTGCAATCCTTCCGCATGCGCGAGTTCATCCGCGTGGCGAGCAACGAAGACGTGGTGCAGTGGCGCAACGACTGGCTGCAACGCTCGCTCGACCTGCTGCGCGGGCTCGGCCTCGATGCCAGCAGCGACGTCGCCTCCGACCCCTTCTTCGGCCGCGCCGGCAAGATGATGGCGGCCAACCAGGTCGATCAGAAGCTCAAGTTCGAGATCCTGGTGCCGGTGATCTCGCAAGAGAAGCCGACCGCGATCTGCTCCTTCAACTGGCACCAGGACCACTTCTCCGGCAAGTTCGGCATCCGCAACGCCGACGACACGCTGGCCAGCACTGCCTGCCTCGGCTTCGGGCTGGAGCGCGTGACGCTGGCGCTCATCAAGACGCACGGCTTCGACCCCTCGCAGTGGCCCGAGGCGGTGCGCCAGCAGCTCGCGCTGTGA
- a CDS encoding DUF1839 family protein — protein MSTPRACTLPGLSPEGYARHSLHGEERVWVEKNCYADVWIELLHCLKLEPLALMPFTLAADFEGDHWTFFKPPLPDLQKLYGIDVQELNVWRPLIEHAAEHLAAGKLVSTEADAFWLPDTAGTDYRQQHVKTTIVLNDLDVAAERLGYFHNAGYYRLEGEDFRQIFQPRELPLYAELVRLDRLRRHTPEVSAELSWQLLREHFAWRPASNPVERFAARFANDLPQLHERGLAHYHAWAFTTVRQLGAAFELAAACLRWLQPHRPEAPLAAAADQFDVIAQESKALILKGARVVNARRTFDAGQALAPAAQAWAQGMALLEPALGRSES, from the coding sequence GTGAGCACGCCGCGAGCCTGCACCCTGCCCGGCCTGTCGCCCGAGGGCTATGCGCGCCACAGCCTGCACGGCGAGGAGCGGGTCTGGGTCGAGAAGAACTGCTACGCCGATGTGTGGATCGAACTGCTCCACTGCCTGAAGCTCGAGCCGCTCGCGCTGATGCCCTTCACGCTGGCCGCCGACTTCGAAGGCGACCACTGGACCTTCTTCAAGCCGCCCCTGCCCGACCTGCAAAAGCTCTACGGCATCGACGTGCAGGAACTCAACGTCTGGCGCCCGCTGATCGAGCATGCGGCCGAGCACCTGGCAGCCGGAAAACTGGTGAGCACCGAGGCCGACGCCTTCTGGCTGCCCGACACCGCCGGCACCGACTACCGCCAGCAGCATGTGAAGACCACCATCGTGCTCAACGATCTCGACGTGGCAGCTGAGCGCCTCGGCTACTTCCACAACGCCGGTTATTACCGGCTCGAGGGCGAAGACTTCCGGCAAATCTTTCAGCCTCGCGAACTGCCGCTCTACGCCGAGCTCGTGCGCCTGGACCGGCTGCGGCGGCACACGCCTGAGGTGTCGGCCGAGTTGTCATGGCAACTGCTCAGGGAGCACTTCGCCTGGCGTCCGGCGAGCAACCCCGTCGAGCGATTCGCCGCGCGGTTTGCGAACGACCTGCCGCAATTGCACGAGCGCGGCCTGGCGCACTATCACGCGTGGGCCTTCACCACGGTGCGCCAGCTGGGCGCGGCCTTCGAACTGGCCGCGGCTTGCCTGCGCTGGCTGCAGCCGCATCGGCCCGAGGCCCCGCTTGCGGCCGCGGCGGATCAGTTCGACGTGATCGCGCAGGAGAGCAAGGCACTGATCCTCAAGGGTGCACGGGTCGTCAACGCGCGCCGGACGTTCGATGCCGGGCAGGCCCTGGCACCGGCAGCCCAGGCCTGGGCACAGGGCATGGCCCTGCTGGAACCTGCTCTCGGTCGATCCGAAAGTTAA